One Candidatus Binatia bacterium genomic region harbors:
- a CDS encoding SDR family NAD(P)-dependent oxidoreductase, which yields MKPVCLIIGAGAGIGGTVGKRFAASGYHSVLCRRQDQDGLDRMVGEIHDAGFAASGRLLNAAKDGALEELIEQTEQETGPIEVVLYNLGAQIGDRSLAETPAKSFETCWRLATFGLYRVASAVCPLMEERGKGTLLVSSATAAVRGNAGQHAHAAAMGGRRMLCQSLNAEFGPKGIHVAHVILDGAVDAPDTLGKMLGPEMFEQLRATRGREHDGLMLPEKIAESYWHLSQQHRSTWTHEMDLRSFGDRPWWNH from the coding sequence ATGAAACCAGTCTGTCTGATTATCGGAGCCGGCGCCGGCATCGGCGGTACCGTCGGGAAGCGCTTTGCCGCCAGTGGCTACCATAGCGTGCTGTGTCGCCGACAGGATCAGGATGGCCTCGACCGGATGGTGGGCGAGATCCACGACGCAGGCTTTGCGGCGTCCGGCCGGTTGCTCAATGCGGCCAAAGACGGCGCTCTGGAAGAATTGATCGAGCAGACCGAGCAGGAGACTGGCCCGATTGAAGTTGTGCTCTACAACCTCGGCGCCCAGATCGGCGACCGGTCGTTGGCCGAGACGCCGGCCAAATCATTCGAGACGTGCTGGCGACTGGCCACTTTCGGTCTGTACCGGGTGGCCTCGGCTGTGTGCCCGCTGATGGAAGAACGCGGCAAGGGGACCCTGCTGGTCTCGTCCGCAACAGCCGCTGTGCGCGGGAACGCCGGACAACACGCCCATGCCGCCGCCATGGGGGGACGCCGGATGCTTTGCCAATCGCTCAATGCCGAGTTCGGACCCAAGGGAATTCATGTGGCGCACGTGATTCTGGACGGCGCGGTCGATGCGCCGGACACACTCGGCAAGATGCTCGGCCCCGAGATGTTCGAGCAACTGCGCGCTACCCGCGGCCGCGAACACGACGGCCTGATGCTGCCCGAGAAGATCGCTGAATCCTATTGGCATCTCTCCCAACAGCATCGCTCGACCTGGACCCACGAAATGGACCTGCGCTCGTTTGGCGACCGGCCCTGGTGGAACCATTAG
- a CDS encoding SDR family oxidoreductase — protein sequence MSQEVALIVGGGGGVSASCARLFASEGMQVAVAARTPDKPALQTLAADHGARIYQCDAAEPSSVAQLFTEVAADLGTPRLVVHNIDGRTGDIFRKKITEVDPERFFEVLRNSTYSAFLVAQKAAEAILTLEPDALGARGTIIFTNASAAFKGYPLSGAFAASCHAKSGLAQSMARELMPQGVHVAHVPIDAAIGVRQEDGSRGHWLAGPDTNDNMADPDAIATVYLQLHRQHRSTWAHEVVLRPWVENW from the coding sequence ATGAGCCAGGAAGTCGCATTGATCGTAGGCGGTGGCGGGGGCGTGAGCGCCAGTTGCGCCCGTTTGTTTGCCAGCGAAGGCATGCAGGTGGCGGTAGCCGCACGAACCCCCGACAAACCGGCCCTGCAGACTCTGGCGGCCGACCATGGGGCTCGCATCTACCAATGTGATGCTGCCGAACCGTCCTCGGTAGCGCAGTTGTTCACCGAGGTGGCAGCCGACCTCGGCACGCCCCGGTTGGTGGTGCATAATATTGACGGGCGCACCGGGGACATCTTCCGCAAGAAAATTACCGAGGTCGACCCCGAGCGCTTCTTCGAGGTCCTGCGCAACTCGACCTACAGCGCCTTTCTGGTTGCACAGAAGGCAGCCGAGGCAATCCTCACGCTGGAGCCGGATGCTCTGGGCGCGCGCGGCACGATCATCTTCACCAACGCCAGTGCGGCCTTCAAAGGCTATCCGCTAAGCGGCGCCTTTGCGGCATCCTGCCATGCCAAATCCGGTCTGGCGCAGAGCATGGCGCGCGAGCTCATGCCCCAGGGCGTTCATGTGGCGCACGTGCCGATCGATGCTGCCATCGGCGTACGTCAGGAAGACGGCAGCCGCGGCCATTGGTTGGCCGGACCCGATACCAACGACAATATGGCCGATCCGGATGCGATTGCGACGGTCTACCTGCAGCTGCACCGCCAGCATCGATCCACCTGGGCGCATGAAGTCGTGCTGCGGCCATGGGTCGAGAACTGGTAG
- a CDS encoding TIGR00366 family protein has product MLQSISGFFVRLAERWMPDPLVIAIALTMLCSAAAVAFTPFSVAETVDAWGEGYWSLLRFTAQMVLVLALGHVVAHTRPVHRGLVAIAGTVRSARMAYIGLTILAGLCALVSWGIGLIVPAVLARIVASNCRERGIRIHFPLLVACGYSGSVIGMQGLSASIPLILNTPDHFLMQKIGLVGLDSTIFSPWSMLIVVAIMIFLPLALSLCVPADDEIQEMPVSAGLSDEEMAGQTATAATEPRTPSQWLENTRGATLVLGLFGGFYVVRYFYLGGSLNLNSLNMVFVVLGLLFAESTRHYVELLCNAAKVAGPFLIQYPLYAGLMGIMATSGLAEIFVGGFVAISNAETLSLWTFFSAALLNIFIPSAGGQWAVQGPIMTEAALQLGADIPRVAMAVAIGEVWTNAIQPLYAVPVLAIAGLHLRDIMGYSVIALAVNGVIYLTALAFF; this is encoded by the coding sequence ATGCTGCAATCGATCAGCGGATTTTTCGTCCGACTCGCCGAACGCTGGATGCCCGATCCGTTGGTGATCGCCATCGCGCTGACCATGTTGTGCTCGGCAGCAGCTGTTGCCTTCACACCTTTCAGTGTCGCCGAGACCGTCGATGCCTGGGGCGAAGGCTATTGGAGCCTGCTGCGCTTTACCGCGCAGATGGTGCTGGTCCTGGCGCTCGGCCATGTCGTCGCCCATACCCGGCCCGTCCACCGGGGATTGGTGGCGATCGCAGGCACCGTGCGGTCAGCACGCATGGCGTATATCGGCCTGACGATCCTCGCGGGCCTCTGTGCGCTGGTTTCCTGGGGGATCGGCCTGATTGTGCCGGCGGTGCTCGCGCGCATCGTGGCGAGCAATTGTCGCGAGCGCGGGATCCGCATTCACTTCCCGCTGCTGGTCGCGTGCGGGTATTCGGGCTCGGTGATCGGCATGCAGGGGCTTTCGGCATCGATCCCGCTGATCCTCAACACGCCTGACCATTTTCTGATGCAGAAAATCGGCCTGGTCGGGCTGGACAGCACGATCTTCTCACCGTGGAGCATGTTGATCGTTGTCGCGATCATGATCTTTCTGCCTTTGGCACTCAGCCTCTGTGTGCCCGCCGATGACGAGATCCAGGAGATGCCGGTATCGGCCGGGCTGAGCGACGAAGAGATGGCCGGGCAAACAGCTACCGCAGCCACCGAACCGCGGACGCCCTCGCAATGGCTGGAGAACACGCGCGGTGCCACGCTGGTGCTGGGACTCTTCGGCGGGTTTTATGTGGTGCGCTATTTCTATCTCGGCGGTTCGCTGAACCTGAACTCGCTCAACATGGTCTTTGTCGTGCTGGGCCTGCTCTTTGCCGAATCCACGCGCCATTATGTCGAACTACTATGTAACGCCGCCAAGGTCGCCGGCCCGTTTCTGATTCAATACCCGCTCTATGCGGGACTGATGGGCATCATGGCGACCTCGGGTCTGGCCGAGATCTTTGTCGGCGGGTTTGTAGCGATCTCCAATGCGGAAACACTTTCCTTGTGGACGTTCTTCTCTGCTGCCCTGCTCAATATCTTCATCCCGTCGGCCGGTGGCCAGTGGGCCGTGCAGGGACCGATCATGACCGAGGCCGCCCTGCAGCTCGGCGCGGACATCCCTCGGGTCGCCATGGCGGTGGCGATCGGCGAGGTCTGGACCAATGCCATCCAACCGCTTTATGCCGTCCCCGTGCTGGCCATCGCCGGCCTGCACCTGCGTGACATCATGGGCTACTCGGTCATCGCTCTTGCCGTAAACGGCGTAATTTATTTGACCGCGTTGGCGTTTTTCTGA
- a CDS encoding aldehyde dehydrogenase family protein — protein sequence MPDFKLLINGKMVEGADTLDVINPATEELAGTCSRASEAQLNDAVAAARAAFPKWAATPIEQRREALEKVADIAMGNATELGAILTSEQGKPLNDAVTEAFGFGVFTKHFAGMDLPVDVLEDSDTRRVEVHRMPLGVVGAIIPWNFPLVLIGFKLAPALLAGNTMVVKPAPTTPLATLRLAELIADALPPGVLNVIADANDLGGCLTAHPDIRKISFTGSTATGSKVMAGAAATIKRITLEMGGNDAGLVLPDVDPKETAPKVFDAAFANNGQVCIALKRLYVHEDIYEPMCEELANIARSKKVGDGAAEGTQLGPLQNRLQYEKVQAIIADAAEKGTVIAGGKAVDGPGYFIEPTIVRDISAGARLVDEEQFGPALPVIKYSDPEEVLAQINSTSEGLGGSVWSSDVDAARKLAARMESGTIWVNKHGELDPGIPFAGAKQSGIGTELGATGLDEFTQRKVLNIAR from the coding sequence ATGCCCGATTTCAAATTATTGATCAATGGAAAAATGGTGGAGGGGGCCGATACCCTCGATGTGATCAACCCGGCAACCGAAGAGCTTGCCGGCACCTGCTCGCGGGCCTCGGAGGCGCAACTCAACGATGCCGTGGCGGCAGCGCGCGCGGCTTTTCCGAAATGGGCAGCGACTCCCATCGAGCAGCGCCGTGAAGCGCTCGAGAAGGTTGCCGATATCGCGATGGGCAACGCGACTGAACTCGGCGCCATCCTGACCAGCGAGCAGGGCAAACCTCTCAACGATGCTGTCACCGAAGCCTTCGGCTTCGGCGTCTTTACCAAACATTTTGCGGGTATGGATCTGCCGGTTGACGTTCTGGAAGATAGCGATACCCGTCGGGTGGAGGTGCACCGCATGCCGCTGGGCGTGGTGGGTGCGATCATCCCGTGGAATTTCCCGCTCGTGCTGATCGGTTTCAAACTGGCTCCGGCCTTGCTCGCGGGCAATACGATGGTCGTGAAGCCTGCGCCGACCACACCTCTGGCGACCCTGCGTCTGGCGGAACTGATTGCCGATGCTTTGCCGCCGGGTGTCCTCAATGTGATTGCCGACGCCAACGACCTGGGTGGTTGTCTGACCGCCCATCCTGATATTCGCAAGATCTCGTTTACCGGCAGCACGGCGACCGGATCGAAGGTCATGGCGGGGGCTGCCGCAACCATCAAGCGCATCACCTTGGAGATGGGTGGCAACGATGCCGGTCTGGTCCTGCCGGACGTGGATCCGAAAGAGACGGCCCCCAAGGTCTTTGATGCCGCCTTCGCCAACAACGGCCAGGTCTGCATTGCGCTGAAGCGACTTTACGTGCACGAGGATATCTACGAGCCGATGTGCGAGGAGTTGGCCAATATCGCGCGTTCCAAAAAAGTTGGCGATGGTGCTGCCGAGGGCACCCAACTTGGCCCGCTGCAGAATCGATTGCAGTATGAAAAGGTGCAGGCGATCATCGCGGACGCCGCCGAGAAGGGTACCGTCATTGCCGGTGGCAAGGCTGTGGATGGTCCGGGTTATTTCATCGAACCTACAATTGTTCGGGATATCTCCGCAGGCGCGCGTCTGGTCGATGAAGAGCAATTCGGCCCGGCTCTGCCGGTGATCAAATACTCGGATCCCGAAGAGGTTCTCGCGCAGATCAATAGCACCTCGGAAGGTCTGGGCGGCAGTGTGTGGTCCTCGGATGTGGATGCAGCACGTAAGCTGGCTGCTCGGATGGAGTCCGGGACCATTTGGGTCAACAAGCACGGCGAATTGGATCCCGGCATTCCCTTTGCCGGAGCCAAACAGTCCGGGATCGGCACCGAATTGGGTGCCACCGGGCTCGATGAGTTCACCCAGCGAAAGGTTCTGAATATCGCCCGCTGA
- a CDS encoding type 1 glutamine amidotransferase domain-containing protein, with protein MKITILKIAGGLAALALVLAVAAPALLHQAGLHPEYRGTKVQLAPGKRALVITTSHDTLSRPGETTGPATGVFASEMTHPYYHFLDAGAQVDVASIDGGAIPIEPQSFMWLMRTPEDDRYLEDPIFQQKVENSLPIADVDFTQYDMIFLSGGWGAAYDLGYSDVLAEKISEAYYADREPVIGGVCHGPLGLIQAKDRQGDLLIAGRRMTGVTDKQIKELGIEITPQHPETELRKAGVIFESQTAFRDMLATHVVVDDEQRFVTGQNQNSGRETAQKMLAIVQKNSAS; from the coding sequence ATGAAAATTACGATATTGAAGATCGCCGGCGGACTCGCCGCTCTGGCGCTGGTTCTCGCCGTTGCAGCACCCGCCCTGCTTCATCAAGCCGGACTCCATCCCGAGTACAGGGGCACCAAAGTACAACTCGCTCCCGGCAAGCGCGCGCTGGTGATCACCACCAGCCACGACACGCTATCCAGGCCCGGCGAGACCACCGGCCCGGCCACCGGTGTCTTCGCATCGGAAATGACGCATCCGTATTACCACTTTCTCGATGCCGGTGCGCAGGTGGACGTCGCCAGCATCGACGGTGGTGCCATCCCGATCGAACCCCAATCTTTTATGTGGCTTATGCGAACGCCCGAGGACGATCGCTATCTGGAAGACCCTATCTTCCAGCAAAAGGTAGAAAATTCGCTGCCGATCGCGGACGTCGATTTCACCCAATATGACATGATCTTCCTCTCGGGTGGCTGGGGTGCCGCCTACGACCTTGGGTATTCGGATGTCCTCGCCGAGAAAATCTCGGAGGCCTATTACGCCGACCGGGAACCTGTCATCGGCGGCGTCTGCCACGGCCCCCTCGGCCTGATCCAGGCCAAAGACCGGCAGGGAGACCTCCTGATTGCAGGACGACGCATGACGGGCGTGACCGACAAACAAATCAAGGAGCTGGGTATCGAAATCACCCCGCAGCATCCGGAAACCGAACTTCGCAAGGCGGGTGTGATCTTCGAGAGCCAGACGGCTTTTCGCGACATGCTGGCGACCCACGTGGTCGTGGACGACGAGCAACGTTTCGTGACCGGGCAAAATCAGAACTCCGGTCGCGAAACGGCCCAGAAAATGCTGGCGATCGTGCAAAAAAACAGCGCCAGCTGA
- a CDS encoding sulfotransferase has product MGRFPEYFEPRSLLEAARAIDGLEDFGNDDFREPMDVLASSFGEAALHKGGAKVLRGSMVRNLRNRLRLQDWCRRHPDIEDEVIAQPIVVMGMMRSGTTLVQRLLASDPRHYCTQGWEAAEPSPAPDWNPAGEDPRIAAGEAYEQQLRQFAPDYFSIHPSYAHGAEEEILFLSDGFLSHIPEASCDVSAYRSWINDQDFRPAYRHLRRTLQILQWQKKQRGETAERWVLKTPAHLGYLEALFETFPDLHIVHMHRDPLEIIPSGASLNTIIWRMHNDDVDPAIVGQQWLDRMRWTNDRALEVRSRRHDIEARITDLYFSETVRDPVGQIEKVYADAKIKFAEAGRGAMESWLAEDRQDPRAAHRYRPEDFGLSVGGIEESFAAYKSRFGLLAEPEG; this is encoded by the coding sequence ATGGGTCGTTTTCCCGAGTATTTTGAGCCGCGTTCGCTGCTGGAGGCCGCGCGGGCGATCGATGGTCTGGAGGATTTCGGGAACGACGATTTCCGCGAACCCATGGATGTTTTGGCCAGCTCTTTTGGGGAGGCGGCCCTGCACAAGGGCGGGGCAAAAGTCCTGCGTGGATCGATGGTGCGGAATCTTCGGAATCGACTGCGCCTGCAGGATTGGTGTCGTCGCCACCCCGACATCGAGGACGAGGTCATCGCCCAACCGATCGTGGTGATGGGCATGATGCGGTCGGGCACGACTTTGGTTCAGCGCCTTCTGGCTAGTGACCCCCGCCATTATTGCACGCAGGGTTGGGAAGCCGCGGAGCCTTCGCCGGCCCCAGATTGGAATCCTGCCGGGGAGGATCCGCGAATCGCGGCAGGCGAGGCCTACGAGCAGCAGTTGCGACAATTCGCACCGGATTATTTCTCGATCCATCCCTCCTATGCCCATGGCGCCGAGGAGGAAATCCTCTTTTTATCCGATGGGTTTCTCTCTCATATCCCCGAGGCTTCCTGCGATGTTTCGGCCTATCGATCCTGGATCAATGATCAGGACTTTCGACCGGCGTATCGTCACCTCCGTCGGACGCTGCAAATTCTGCAGTGGCAAAAGAAACAACGTGGCGAGACCGCCGAGCGTTGGGTGCTCAAGACGCCCGCGCATCTGGGGTATCTCGAAGCCCTTTTTGAGACTTTCCCCGATCTCCACATCGTGCATATGCATCGCGACCCTCTGGAGATCATTCCGTCCGGTGCAAGTCTGAACACGATCATCTGGCGTATGCATAACGACGATGTGGATCCCGCTATTGTCGGCCAGCAGTGGCTCGATCGTATGAGGTGGACGAATGATCGTGCCCTCGAGGTCCGCTCTCGCCGGCACGACATCGAGGCCCGCATCACGGACCTCTACTTTTCAGAGACCGTCCGGGATCCTGTCGGCCAGATCGAGAAGGTCTATGCCGACGCAAAGATCAAGTTCGCAGAAGCCGGCCGTGGGGCAATGGAGTCCTGGCTGGCCGAGGATCGCCAGGATCCACGGGCGGCGCATCGCTATCGCCCCGAGGATTTCGGCCTGTCGGTCGGAGGAATCGAAGAATCATTCGCCGCTTACAAGAGTCGCTTTGGTCTGCTTGCAGAGCCAGAGGGCTGA
- a CDS encoding oxidoreductase, producing the protein MKLPADAVWLITGCSTGIGREVATLALDQGYRVVVTARKPEAVVDLVVPHGDRAVGVALDVTDRAQIAAAVAAAEDAFGGIDVLVNNAGYGYMAALEEGEDEEVRRLFDTNYFGVVDTIKAVLPGMRSRGRGHIINMSSMTGLVANPPNVYYSSTKFALEAVTEALAQEVASFGLHVTAIEPGAFRTDWGTRSMKESAAPIEAYAETVGARKELIKAFADKLPGDPRRVADAVLQIARDQDPPLHLLLGQDVLGAFRKKLKTLGESIEKWAPVSKDVNFPPDAES; encoded by the coding sequence ATGAAGCTGCCAGCAGACGCCGTCTGGTTGATCACCGGATGTTCCACCGGAATCGGCCGCGAGGTCGCCACGCTTGCCCTCGACCAGGGCTACCGGGTGGTGGTCACGGCCCGGAAGCCCGAAGCGGTCGTCGACCTGGTTGTGCCGCATGGCGATCGCGCCGTGGGGGTGGCGCTGGACGTGACCGACCGGGCCCAGATCGCGGCGGCGGTCGCGGCCGCCGAAGACGCCTTCGGCGGTATCGATGTTTTGGTGAATAACGCGGGTTACGGGTACATGGCCGCGCTGGAGGAGGGCGAGGACGAGGAGGTCCGGCGGCTCTTCGACACCAATTATTTCGGTGTGGTTGACACGATCAAGGCCGTCTTGCCCGGGATGCGGTCGCGTGGTCGCGGGCATATCATCAATATGTCGTCCATGACCGGGCTGGTCGCGAACCCACCAAATGTCTACTACAGCTCAACCAAATTTGCGCTCGAGGCAGTCACCGAAGCTCTGGCGCAGGAGGTCGCGTCTTTCGGCTTGCATGTGACGGCGATCGAACCGGGTGCCTTTCGCACCGATTGGGGCACGCGCTCGATGAAGGAATCCGCAGCGCCGATCGAGGCCTACGCCGAGACGGTCGGGGCTCGCAAGGAATTGATCAAGGCGTTTGCGGACAAATTGCCCGGCGATCCGCGCCGAGTGGCGGATGCGGTCCTGCAGATCGCGCGTGATCAGGACCCGCCGCTGCATTTGCTGCTCGGGCAGGACGTGCTGGGTGCCTTTCGTAAAAAACTCAAAACGCTCGGCGAATCGATCGAGAAATGGGCGCCGGTTTCCAAGGACGTCAATTTTCCTCCTGATGCGGAGTCCTGA
- a CDS encoding molybdopterin-dependent oxidoreductase: protein MSTSEAAVDSPAPRHVVCTICDIGCQMRAESEDGHLTRIRPHENPMLAKNICYKGTAAPHIHNHKDRLRQPLKRVGERGADQWEEISYAQAMDEIAERLGKVVAQYGPEAFAVSTSGWNTQTTHSLDRRFMNLLGSPNWTSGVSLCAGNTAAVNRMTYGWFPMPDFGSTNCIVLFGHNPRKHSWTPIYNAINSARARGAKVIVLDPRISDQAEVADLHLRLRTGTDAAMCLGWLKVIIDEKLYDEDFVRDWCVGFEELRQRVDEYPLERVEEITGVDRELIAEAARVYATADGAVIPWTPITDQQISSTSAIRLHSILRALTGNLDIVGGETLGGFNPDYIPESEIGMHDAIAPEQRAKQLGYQDHPAYTYRVAEMLREPTEKVWGYPWADIVMGCQMANPSDLFRAMDTGDPYPVKAFFALGNNALLSYPNQHQIHRGMLNQDLIVAHEIFMTPTAMLADYVLPGDVFTERNHVADSWSWTTRLTLSQKVVDPPAEASSTFEFWTDLAHRMGFGEHFPWKTLEDILDYRLSRSGRTFRDFEAQTFMEARPPEFRKYRKKGFATPSGKVELSSSVLDDLGFDPLPYHREGPTPTAEFPYRVFTGVREDAFFQTGQRGVEVLRRKSPLPKLFLHPTDAQAEGLSDGDWVRLETENGHVTALLSVQPSMKEGHIRVPHGWWYPELRGHEPLAGAFLSSDAVLCSDTNDLLDHEQGIPHFKGFPGRIMASEAPEHLPRMLNRE, encoded by the coding sequence ATGAGCACCTCGGAAGCAGCCGTGGATTCGCCGGCACCTCGCCACGTCGTTTGTACGATCTGTGACATCGGCTGTCAGATGCGCGCGGAGTCTGAAGACGGGCACCTGACCCGGATTCGCCCTCACGAAAACCCGATGTTGGCAAAAAACATTTGCTACAAGGGAACTGCCGCGCCGCATATTCACAATCACAAGGATCGCCTGCGCCAGCCTCTGAAGCGCGTCGGGGAACGCGGCGCGGACCAATGGGAGGAGATCTCCTACGCCCAGGCGATGGATGAGATCGCCGAGCGCCTCGGCAAGGTGGTGGCACAATATGGCCCCGAGGCTTTTGCCGTTTCCACCTCGGGCTGGAACACCCAAACCACTCATAGTCTTGACCGCAGATTCATGAATCTGCTTGGCAGCCCCAACTGGACCAGCGGCGTTTCGCTCTGTGCGGGGAATACCGCAGCCGTCAATCGGATGACTTACGGTTGGTTCCCGATGCCGGACTTCGGCAGCACGAATTGCATCGTCCTCTTCGGCCACAACCCGCGCAAGCATTCCTGGACACCGATCTACAATGCGATCAATAGCGCGCGTGCACGCGGTGCCAAGGTCATCGTGCTCGATCCGCGGATCTCGGATCAGGCAGAAGTCGCCGATTTGCACCTCCGCCTTCGCACCGGAACCGATGCGGCGATGTGCCTCGGTTGGCTCAAGGTGATCATCGACGAGAAGCTCTACGACGAAGATTTCGTCCGCGATTGGTGTGTCGGATTTGAAGAATTGCGCCAGCGAGTCGACGAGTACCCGCTCGAGCGCGTCGAGGAGATCACCGGTGTGGATCGCGAACTGATTGCGGAAGCAGCGCGGGTCTATGCGACCGCCGACGGTGCCGTGATCCCCTGGACGCCGATCACCGATCAGCAGATCTCGTCGACCTCGGCGATTCGATTACATTCCATCCTGCGTGCGCTCACAGGCAATCTCGATATCGTCGGCGGCGAGACGCTCGGTGGTTTCAATCCCGATTATATTCCCGAGTCCGAAATCGGCATGCACGATGCCATCGCACCCGAGCAGCGCGCCAAGCAACTCGGCTACCAGGATCATCCAGCCTATACCTACCGCGTGGCCGAGATGTTGCGCGAGCCCACCGAGAAAGTCTGGGGCTATCCGTGGGCGGATATTGTCATGGGCTGTCAGATGGCGAACCCCTCGGATCTTTTCCGTGCCATGGATACCGGGGACCCCTATCCGGTGAAGGCATTTTTCGCTCTCGGCAATAATGCGCTTCTGAGCTATCCGAACCAGCATCAGATCCACCGTGGCATGCTGAATCAGGATCTGATTGTGGCCCACGAGATCTTCATGACGCCGACCGCGATGTTGGCCGATTATGTTTTGCCGGGGGACGTCTTTACCGAGCGGAATCACGTGGCGGATAGTTGGAGTTGGACCACGCGACTGACCTTGTCACAAAAGGTTGTCGACCCGCCCGCCGAGGCCAGCAGCACCTTCGAGTTCTGGACAGACCTCGCGCACCGGATGGGCTTCGGAGAGCATTTTCCCTGGAAGACGCTCGAAGACATTCTGGATTATCGTCTGTCGCGCTCGGGGCGAACGTTCCGCGACTTCGAGGCGCAGACCTTTATGGAAGCGCGACCGCCGGAGTTCCGGAAGTACCGCAAGAAGGGGTTTGCAACACCGTCGGGGAAAGTCGAGCTCTCCTCCAGTGTTCTGGACGACCTTGGCTTCGACCCCTTGCCCTATCATCGCGAAGGTCCGACGCCGACCGCGGAATTCCCTTACCGGGTTTTCACCGGGGTCCGGGAGGACGCCTTTTTTCAGACCGGCCAACGCGGCGTGGAGGTCTTGCGCCGCAAATCTCCGCTTCCCAAACTCTTCCTGCACCCCACCGACGCGCAAGCCGAGGGGCTGTCGGATGGGGACTGGGTGCGGCTGGAAACGGAAAACGGACACGTCACTGCCTTGCTCTCGGTGCAGCCCTCGATGAAGGAGGGACACATCCGTGTGCCGCATGGGTGGTGGTATCCCGAGCTGCGCGGCCACGAGCCGCTGGCCGGCGCTTTTCTCTCCTCCGATGCGGTCCTCTGCTCGGATACCAACGACTTGCTCGATCACGAACAGGGGATCCCTCACTTCAAGGGCTTCCCGGGCCGAATTATGGCCAGTGAAGCGCCCGAGCATCTGCCGCGCATGCTGAATCGAGAGTAG